Proteins encoded by one window of Prevotella nigrescens:
- a CDS encoding S8 family serine peptidase → MKKSIIYLFVCAIFGMMLTTSCQDSLDLDATNSNTRNVTIDKDLFAVKGRINVKLAKGTNYAIPSSPNGDVEMQSVPSAMASAMKFSGAYRMERVFKPAGIYEARTVAEGLDRWYTIYFDESKDVSAVLQQFNKVNGIEYAERVLPIARPKVTVKPYNGPSASAEMKGAAGVFNDPYLSKQWHYYNDGSVSAHAKKGADCNVKPVWEKYTAGKSNVIVAIVDGGIDITHEDLVDNLYINEKEKNGQPNVDDDGNGFVDDVYGYNFVTADGVVGGKIEPDDDGHGTHVAGTVGARNNNGKGVAGVAGGDGTAGSGVRLMSCQIFRKKNEQGDAAAAIKYAADNGAVICQNSWGYSSTADVTEMPKLLKEAIDYFIKMAGCDATGQQRADSPMKGGVVIFAAGNENKEFSAYPACYAPTVSVSAMAWDFTKASYSNFAKWITIMAPGGDQETFGTEGGVLSTMPKTKVASGYGYLQGTSMACPHVSGIAALIASYFGKQGFTNEELKSRLITAYRPFNIDEINPIYKGKLGKGYIDAEAAFESDTKIAPEKVGTLTLTPDFVDITAEWSIAKDEDKTAAFYRLYISPNELTADNLKNMNYQEINGVGHNLGETLKFTFDNLKDNKTYSVAVVAVDRWGNLSEPAIQKCTTKLNHAPEVTDFPEGVIELNNNDRKTFSFKVTDPDGHEWDLKTTGETKGVSYTVNKSTVNVTIVPVLEAGSHTCTFVFSDDLGAKSQKSFTFKILKYMPPKLEKPFDNYIIGLDEGAVNIPLKGHYTNSGSNPLSYKANVSNNSIAAADISNDVLQLKPLTKGITRISILASDGHQTSSEGSFQIRVVARKSAPVYAVYPVPVKRDINALLNPEVKQAEFVISSTVGERVMKATVTPDKNNVATLNLAKLHSGTYKLTVHTSKGDYTQMFIKR, encoded by the coding sequence ATGAAAAAATCTATTATATATTTATTTGTGTGTGCTATCTTTGGTATGATGCTCACAACATCGTGTCAAGATAGCTTGGATTTGGACGCAACCAATTCCAATACACGCAATGTTACCATTGATAAAGACCTTTTTGCGGTAAAAGGTCGCATTAATGTAAAGTTGGCGAAAGGCACTAACTATGCCATACCAAGTTCTCCTAATGGAGATGTAGAGATGCAGAGTGTACCTTCGGCAATGGCTTCAGCAATGAAATTCTCGGGTGCCTATAGAATGGAAAGAGTTTTCAAGCCTGCGGGAATCTATGAAGCACGGACAGTAGCAGAGGGACTCGACCGTTGGTACACCATCTATTTCGATGAAAGTAAAGATGTTTCAGCTGTATTACAACAGTTCAACAAAGTAAACGGAATAGAATACGCAGAACGTGTTCTGCCCATTGCACGTCCAAAAGTTACAGTAAAGCCCTATAATGGTCCAAGTGCGAGCGCAGAAATGAAAGGTGCTGCAGGTGTCTTTAACGACCCATATCTGTCAAAGCAATGGCATTATTACAACGATGGCTCAGTAAGTGCACACGCAAAGAAAGGAGCTGACTGTAATGTAAAGCCTGTATGGGAAAAGTACACGGCAGGTAAGAGCAATGTTATTGTTGCCATTGTCGATGGCGGTATTGATATTACCCACGAAGATTTGGTGGATAACCTCTACATAAACGAAAAGGAAAAGAACGGCCAACCAAATGTTGATGATGACGGTAACGGATTTGTAGACGACGTTTACGGTTACAACTTCGTAACGGCAGACGGTGTTGTCGGAGGCAAAATCGAACCTGACGACGACGGACACGGCACACACGTTGCTGGTACTGTTGGTGCACGCAATAACAACGGGAAGGGTGTTGCAGGAGTAGCAGGCGGCGACGGAACTGCAGGCAGCGGTGTACGACTTATGAGTTGCCAGATTTTCAGAAAGAAGAACGAACAAGGCGATGCAGCAGCTGCCATTAAATATGCAGCTGACAATGGAGCTGTCATCTGTCAGAATTCTTGGGGGTATTCATCAACAGCTGATGTTACTGAAATGCCCAAATTACTGAAAGAAGCTATCGACTATTTCATCAAGATGGCAGGTTGCGATGCTACGGGGCAGCAACGGGCAGACTCTCCGATGAAGGGCGGTGTTGTTATATTTGCTGCAGGCAACGAGAACAAAGAGTTTTCTGCTTATCCAGCTTGCTATGCCCCTACTGTTTCTGTTTCTGCTATGGCTTGGGACTTCACCAAGGCAAGTTATAGTAACTTTGCTAAATGGATTACCATAATGGCACCGGGCGGAGACCAAGAAACCTTCGGAACAGAAGGCGGTGTCTTAAGTACTATGCCGAAGACCAAAGTTGCTTCGGGTTATGGCTATCTACAAGGAACGTCAATGGCTTGTCCGCATGTTTCAGGTATTGCAGCACTTATTGCGTCGTATTTCGGAAAGCAAGGTTTTACCAATGAAGAACTGAAGTCGCGTTTGATTACCGCATACAGACCTTTCAACATTGACGAAATAAATCCAATATATAAGGGAAAGTTGGGTAAAGGATATATCGATGCTGAAGCAGCCTTCGAATCTGATACGAAGATTGCTCCGGAGAAAGTTGGGACATTGACCCTTACGCCAGACTTTGTAGACATCACTGCTGAATGGAGCATTGCAAAAGATGAAGATAAGACCGCAGCATTCTATCGATTATACATCAGTCCCAACGAACTGACTGCTGATAATCTCAAGAATATGAACTACCAGGAAATAAATGGTGTGGGGCACAATTTAGGCGAAACGCTTAAGTTTACTTTCGACAATCTTAAAGATAACAAGACGTACAGTGTCGCCGTAGTAGCTGTAGACCGTTGGGGCAACCTCTCAGAACCTGCTATTCAAAAATGTACAACGAAACTCAACCATGCTCCGGAAGTTACCGATTTCCCAGAAGGAGTTATCGAATTGAACAACAACGACCGAAAGACTTTCAGCTTCAAAGTTACCGACCCTGACGGACACGAATGGGATTTAAAGACTACCGGCGAAACCAAAGGTGTATCGTACACAGTAAATAAATCAACTGTAAATGTTACCATTGTCCCCGTCCTCGAAGCAGGCAGCCACACCTGCACATTTGTTTTCTCAGACGACTTAGGTGCAAAATCGCAGAAGAGTTTTACATTCAAGATACTCAAGTATATGCCTCCGAAATTGGAGAAGCCGTTCGACAACTATATAATAGGGTTAGATGAAGGTGCTGTGAACATTCCTTTGAAGGGACATTATACGAACAGTGGCAGCAATCCGCTTTCTTACAAAGCCAATGTTTCAAACAACAGCATTGCCGCAGCTGACATCAGCAACGATGTTCTTCAGCTAAAGCCATTGACAAAGGGTATAACCCGCATTAGCATTCTTGCATCAGATGGACACCAAACCTCTTCTGAAGGTTCCTTCCAAATCCGTGTCGTTGCAAGAAAGTCGGCTCCGGTCTATGCTGTTTATCCAGTTCCTGTAAAAAGAGATATTAACGCTCTGCTCAACCCCGAAGTAAAACAAGCAGAGTTTGTTATCAGTTCCACAGTAGGAGAACGAGTAATGAAAGCCACTGTAACTCCAGACAAGAACAATGTTGCTACACTGAACCTTGCCAAACTGCATTCAGGAACCTACAAACTTACCGTGCATACAAGCAAGGGCGATTACACTCAAATGTTCATTAAACGATAA
- a CDS encoding BACON domain-containing protein: MRIINLYKLLRYSSVCLLLAMVAGCAESVDFEQPQLSVSEKEIKFTNQISEKTITVNTNCKEWIATTPKQWVHLTQNGNEIIVKADANTSGIARNSYILVDGGLAVEKIMVNQSAADLSLDIANGEIILPQAGGTTTVDINLESSMYEMVQSEKPDWLQIIKKKNALKFISKTNHSAMERSIKLTISSAGKNSEVVVKQPGVATFILACNPGTPFSLYKMMDFEYRRGSILTEYGAPDPQGGLYEESYVFRTSSPLFKEVFYVHDTQYFMPTRIFTRSLTREGVESVKTQAFQDFVKANGYERDAKDPNHYVNQKELMTMDVDILESNNSVVLFFYQMHIQDHDYETFKSLNLGPLYLLNKTDKKVSAVEEYEKEQNSEEVKRQVSKNREIEAIVYKTKDPILVTRTYFFYTRGGDFPAPQEMVGSVEQYSLSFSQPNLGIWQHGKEWFVTREFDKLLTSNNFEFVGYNGKHHVYARRSDYLTLAISGEKFADVNDGQPVMQISVLYKPNVFAESKQETLAKVESMLNKHNPRK; this comes from the coding sequence ATGCGCATAATAAATTTATATAAGCTGCTTCGATACTCATCTGTATGCCTGCTATTAGCAATGGTGGCAGGCTGTGCAGAAAGTGTCGATTTCGAACAACCGCAGCTAAGTGTCTCTGAAAAGGAGATAAAGTTTACTAATCAGATTAGTGAGAAGACCATTACCGTGAACACGAACTGCAAGGAATGGATTGCAACAACTCCCAAACAGTGGGTACACCTCACCCAAAACGGAAATGAGATTATTGTAAAAGCAGACGCTAACACGAGTGGAATAGCAAGAAACAGTTACATTCTCGTAGACGGTGGTTTGGCTGTTGAAAAGATAATGGTAAATCAAAGTGCTGCTGACCTTTCGTTGGACATTGCCAATGGTGAAATTATTCTGCCACAAGCAGGAGGCACAACCACTGTGGACATTAATTTGGAAAGCAGTATGTACGAAATGGTTCAGAGCGAGAAGCCTGATTGGTTGCAGATTATCAAGAAGAAGAATGCTTTGAAGTTCATTTCCAAGACAAATCACAGTGCAATGGAAAGAAGCATAAAGCTTACAATATCAAGTGCAGGAAAGAACAGTGAGGTTGTTGTTAAGCAACCGGGAGTGGCTACTTTTATATTAGCATGCAACCCCGGCACTCCTTTCAGTCTTTATAAGATGATGGACTTTGAGTACCGTCGTGGAAGCATTCTTACAGAGTATGGTGCCCCAGATCCACAAGGTGGACTGTACGAAGAAAGCTATGTCTTCAGGACATCATCGCCTTTATTCAAGGAAGTATTCTATGTTCACGACACACAATACTTTATGCCTACTCGTATCTTCACACGTTCACTGACCAGGGAAGGTGTCGAATCTGTGAAAACGCAGGCTTTCCAAGACTTCGTAAAAGCCAATGGGTATGAAAGAGATGCAAAGGATCCTAACCACTACGTCAACCAGAAAGAGCTTATGACAATGGACGTAGACATTCTGGAAAGCAACAACAGTGTCGTATTGTTCTTTTACCAGATGCACATTCAAGACCATGATTATGAAACATTCAAGAGTCTTAACCTTGGTCCACTTTATCTTCTGAATAAAACTGATAAGAAAGTCAGTGCAGTAGAAGAATATGAAAAAGAGCAGAACAGTGAAGAAGTTAAACGACAGGTCTCTAAGAATAGGGAAATTGAAGCTATCGTCTATAAGACAAAAGACCCCATATTGGTAACTCGCACATACTTCTTCTACACTCGTGGTGGAGATTTTCCAGCCCCACAAGAAATGGTTGGAAGTGTTGAGCAGTACAGTCTAAGCTTCAGCCAACCAAACTTAGGTATATGGCAACACGGCAAAGAATGGTTTGTAACTCGTGAGTTCGACAAGTTGCTTACTTCAAATAACTTTGAGTTTGTAGGCTATAATGGCAAACATCATGTCTATGCCCGTCGCTCTGATTATCTGACATTGGCTATTTCGGGTGAAAAGTTTGCCGATGTAAATGATGGACAGCCAGTAATGCAAATCAGCGTACTTTACAAACCGAATGTCTTTGCTGAAAGCAAGCAAGAGACATTGGCAAAGGTTGAGAGTATGCTCAACAAACACAATCCAAGGAAATAA
- a CDS encoding BACON domain-containing protein has translation MDLKKTIVPLFLSGILLCLFSCAKEDEFELPTLVLSENNVTFSKGADERGISVTTNQSNWIASSPQEGDWLSLMQEGNILKVKVTENKMGVKRTSHIVVNANGATGKVEVRQSAADVVFDVMPTAIYLPQMGGEKIVDVTTNSTSYEITTSEEVGWLKIFKHDEDIKLVAERNDTYQKREVKLYAKSGSETREITVSQSGIQRYILPINPGMPQDVHKIMEFELGRGSYLREYQSAMPAYGLEEMYTFITPSPIFTLIQYCSPDGVAPSQIITIGDGVNAVEAVKDKAFDKFLTDNGYVRSNSESDREYTNEKELMSLKVYISEKPGNQGVNLTFKPITKQIGEYKTFDKLPYYPLDLLQKANVKVPEIEQFEKKAGSKEEERTYNEYKKSEVSQLQYMLKENADPTAAYGRIHIFYTTDKDGKAPEKLGSVQIGALLFKDTNLGLWKYGNKWIVTKEFQKKLGEEGFSFLRSANNTHFFARERDHLLIAVTCVVDNNVPVLALLYNYDESAFGTGSKAMKAQEKMIRNFMKAKKVLKF, from the coding sequence ATGGATTTAAAAAAGACAATCGTTCCCTTGTTTTTGAGTGGAATACTTCTTTGCCTGTTTTCATGCGCAAAGGAAGACGAATTTGAGCTACCAACACTGGTTCTTTCAGAAAACAATGTAACTTTTAGCAAAGGGGCTGATGAAAGAGGCATCAGTGTAACAACCAACCAAAGTAACTGGATAGCCTCATCTCCTCAGGAGGGAGATTGGCTATCGTTGATGCAGGAGGGTAACATTCTGAAAGTAAAGGTTACTGAAAACAAGATGGGCGTCAAGCGTACAAGCCACATCGTAGTGAATGCCAATGGGGCTACGGGGAAGGTAGAAGTAAGACAAAGCGCAGCTGACGTGGTGTTTGACGTTATGCCAACAGCTATCTATCTTCCCCAGATGGGCGGAGAAAAGATCGTTGATGTTACGACCAATTCAACGTCTTACGAAATTACGACCAGCGAAGAAGTAGGTTGGCTCAAGATATTCAAACATGATGAAGACATAAAATTGGTGGCTGAACGCAACGATACCTACCAAAAGCGCGAGGTAAAACTATACGCAAAGAGCGGCAGCGAGACTCGTGAAATCACCGTATCACAGTCGGGCATACAACGTTATATCCTCCCTATCAACCCTGGTATGCCACAAGATGTCCATAAAATAATGGAATTTGAACTCGGACGTGGCAGCTATCTGCGTGAATATCAGTCTGCAATGCCTGCTTACGGACTTGAGGAAATGTACACTTTCATTACCCCCTCTCCCATATTTACATTGATACAGTATTGCAGCCCTGACGGCGTTGCACCTTCACAGATTATTACTATCGGCGACGGAGTCAATGCTGTAGAAGCTGTCAAAGACAAAGCATTCGATAAATTCCTCACCGACAATGGGTATGTACGCAGCAATTCCGAATCAGACAGAGAGTACACGAATGAGAAAGAATTGATGTCATTGAAGGTTTACATATCTGAGAAGCCAGGTAACCAAGGTGTAAACCTTACATTTAAGCCAATTACGAAACAGATTGGAGAATACAAGACTTTCGACAAACTGCCTTACTATCCGCTTGATCTCTTGCAAAAAGCAAACGTGAAGGTACCTGAAATAGAGCAATTCGAGAAGAAAGCAGGAAGCAAGGAAGAAGAACGCACTTATAATGAATATAAGAAATCGGAAGTATCACAGCTACAATATATGCTGAAAGAAAATGCAGACCCAACTGCTGCCTATGGTCGTATCCATATTTTCTATACAACAGATAAGGACGGGAAAGCGCCGGAAAAACTTGGAAGCGTACAGATTGGAGCACTTCTCTTCAAAGATACCAATCTTGGCTTGTGGAAGTATGGAAACAAATGGATTGTTACGAAAGAGTTCCAGAAGAAGCTTGGGGAAGAGGGATTTTCTTTCCTTCGTTCTGCAAACAACACTCACTTCTTTGCACGCGAACGCGACCATCTACTCATTGCTGTTACATGCGTAGTAGACAACAACGTCCCTGTGCTCGCACTACTTTACAACTACGACGAGTCAGCATTCGGTACAGGGAGCAAAGCCATGAAGGCTCAAGAGAAAATGATAAGAAACTTCATGAAGGCAAAGAAAGTGTTGAAGTTTTAA
- a CDS encoding DNA gyrase/topoisomerase IV subunit A produces the protein MDDDKIIENNGEESPLDEETTGNDGNMADTESDEEVFADAEMTDENEADELRNDYVPTDRFDASAVKHLSGMYKNWFLDYASYVILERAVPHIDDGLKPVQRRILHSMKRMDDGRYNKVANIAGHTMQFHPHGDASICDALVQMGQKDLLIDTQGNWGNIFTGDRAAAPRYIESRLSKFALETIFNPKTTEWQQSYDGRNKEPVTLPAKFPLLLAQGAEGIAVGLSSKILPHNMAEICDAAVSYLRGKKFELYPDFPTGGSIDISKYNDGQRGGSLKVRAKVEKIDNKTLVIREIPFTKTASSLQESITKAVEKGKIKIRKVEDMTASEVEIQLHLTPGTSSDKTMDALYAFTDCEISISPNCCVIADNKPQFLTVSDVLKHSVDHTQALLRRELEIRKGELEEQLFFNSLERIFIEERIYKEQKFETSKTMDEVVAFVDSKLEPFKKDFIREVKREDILRLLEIKMQRILKFNKDKADELIQKIEAEIAEIDKDLSEMVRVTIEWFKHLKAKYGKDYPRRTEIKSFDTIVAAKVVDANEKLYIDRKGGFIGTDLKKAEFVQNCSDLDDVIVFFRDGKYRIIHIADKVFVGKGVMHVQVFKRNDRRTIYNAVYRDGEKGPYYIKRFNVVSITRDRDYDLTQGKPGSRVFYFTANPNGEAETIKIILKDQPGRARLMRYFERDFSNVLIKSKTARGVLLTKETVDRVSLKAHGVSTLGGRKVWFDADVNRINYEEQGRLLGEFNDKDTILVVLDNGEFYTTNFDAANHYEDNIFRIEKFDPEKPWTAVVYDADNNGYPYLKRFCMENSTRHQSVIGDNPKSKLVFLTDDAYPRAEITYGGSDAARGTEVIDAEEFVGVKGFKAKGKRLTTFKVSKIKQLEPIRFPESEEAEEIETVEPTEAETIEEQPAKQAEPGAQAPSEPVTKTEKPKEDNGGEQQLSLQFSDN, from the coding sequence ATGGACGACGACAAGATAATTGAAAACAATGGGGAGGAAAGCCCATTGGACGAAGAAACAACGGGTAATGACGGCAATATGGCAGACACAGAAAGCGATGAGGAAGTGTTTGCCGATGCAGAAATGACGGACGAAAACGAAGCGGACGAGTTGCGAAACGACTATGTTCCAACCGACAGATTCGATGCTTCGGCTGTCAAGCACCTATCGGGAATGTATAAAAACTGGTTCTTGGATTACGCAAGTTATGTAATCTTGGAACGTGCCGTGCCCCATATCGACGACGGATTGAAGCCTGTTCAACGCCGTATTCTCCACTCTATGAAGCGAATGGACGACGGACGGTACAACAAAGTAGCCAATATTGCAGGCCATACGATGCAGTTTCACCCACACGGCGATGCTTCTATCTGCGATGCCCTCGTGCAAATGGGACAGAAAGACCTGCTCATCGACACGCAAGGAAACTGGGGAAACATCTTCACTGGCGACCGTGCTGCGGCTCCCCGATACATCGAATCGCGTCTTTCTAAGTTTGCATTGGAGACCATTTTCAACCCCAAAACCACCGAATGGCAGCAATCTTACGATGGCAGAAACAAAGAACCCGTTACCCTACCTGCCAAATTTCCATTGCTGTTGGCGCAAGGTGCGGAGGGTATAGCTGTTGGATTGTCGTCTAAAATCCTTCCGCACAATATGGCAGAGATATGCGATGCCGCCGTAAGCTATCTGCGCGGAAAGAAGTTTGAGCTTTATCCAGACTTCCCAACAGGCGGCAGCATCGACATTTCAAAGTACAACGACGGACAACGTGGCGGTTCCTTGAAGGTACGTGCCAAGGTTGAGAAGATTGACAACAAGACGCTTGTCATTCGCGAAATACCTTTCACCAAGACTGCAAGTTCGCTTCAAGAGTCGATTACCAAAGCTGTTGAAAAGGGAAAAATAAAGATACGCAAGGTAGAAGATATGACGGCGTCGGAAGTGGAGATACAATTACACCTGACACCAGGCACTTCGAGCGACAAGACAATGGACGCTTTGTACGCCTTTACCGACTGCGAGATTTCCATTTCGCCCAACTGTTGTGTCATTGCCGATAACAAACCGCAGTTCCTGACCGTTTCTGACGTACTGAAACACTCGGTAGACCACACGCAAGCACTGTTGCGCAGGGAACTCGAAATAAGGAAGGGCGAGTTGGAAGAACAGCTCTTCTTCAACTCATTAGAGCGCATATTCATAGAGGAGCGCATCTATAAGGAACAGAAGTTCGAGACTTCTAAAACAATGGACGAGGTGGTTGCTTTCGTCGATTCCAAGCTGGAACCTTTTAAAAAGGACTTCATTCGTGAAGTGAAACGCGAGGACATACTCCGCTTGCTCGAGATAAAGATGCAGCGCATTCTTAAATTCAACAAGGACAAAGCCGACGAATTAATCCAAAAGATAGAAGCCGAGATAGCCGAAATAGACAAGGACCTCAGCGAAATGGTACGTGTAACCATCGAATGGTTCAAGCATTTGAAGGCAAAGTACGGCAAGGACTACCCACGCCGCACGGAGATAAAGAGTTTCGATACCATTGTTGCTGCAAAGGTAGTAGACGCCAACGAGAAGCTATACATCGACCGAAAGGGCGGCTTCATAGGCACCGACTTGAAGAAAGCAGAGTTCGTTCAGAACTGTTCTGACCTTGACGACGTTATCGTTTTCTTCCGCGACGGCAAGTATCGCATCATTCATATTGCCGACAAGGTGTTTGTTGGCAAGGGCGTTATGCACGTGCAAGTGTTCAAGCGCAACGACCGCCGTACCATTTACAATGCGGTTTATCGCGACGGCGAAAAAGGTCCTTACTACATAAAGCGTTTCAATGTGGTTTCCATTACCCGCGACAGGGATTACGACCTTACGCAAGGAAAACCGGGTTCGAGAGTGTTTTACTTTACGGCAAACCCGAACGGAGAAGCCGAAACCATCAAGATTATACTGAAAGACCAACCTGGCAGGGCACGGTTGATGCGCTATTTCGAGCGCGATTTCTCTAATGTGCTTATCAAATCGAAGACTGCACGTGGCGTGTTGCTTACGAAAGAAACCGTAGACCGTGTATCTTTAAAAGCACACGGAGTATCTACCTTGGGTGGCAGAAAGGTGTGGTTCGACGCCGATGTCAATCGTATCAACTACGAAGAGCAGGGTCGTTTGTTGGGCGAATTTAACGATAAGGACACCATTCTTGTAGTTCTCGACAATGGAGAGTTCTACACTACCAACTTCGATGCTGCCAATCACTACGAAGACAACATCTTCCGCATCGAGAAATTCGACCCTGAAAAGCCATGGACAGCGGTGGTTTACGATGCCGACAACAACGGTTATCCATACTTAAAGCGTTTCTGTATGGAAAATTCGACACGCCATCAGAGTGTGATTGGCGACAATCCGAAGTCCAAACTCGTATTCCTGACCGACGATGCCTACCCTCGTGCAGAGATAACGTACGGCGGAAGCGATGCAGCACGTGGCACGGAAGTGATAGATGCCGAAGAGTTTGTGGGCGTAAAAGGTTTCAAGGCAAAGGGCAAACGTCTTACAACCTTCAAAGTAAGCAAGATTAAACAACTCGAGCCCATTCGTTTCCCAGAATCGGAAGAGGCTGAAGAAATCGAAACAGTAGAACCTACGGAAGCCGAAACGATAGAGGAACAGCCTGCAAAGCAAGCTGAACCCGGAGCACAAGCACCGTCGGAACCTGTCACAAAGACTGAAAAACCGAAGGAAGACAACGGTGGAGAACAACAGTTGAGTCTACAATTCTCTGACAATTAA
- a CDS encoding DUF3316 domain-containing protein, which translates to MVLKKILLVFPLLLYGVAADAQDTLRSGKIITNAQLVGIGHVNQLDTYLTPSEYTGGEIRYVSHTLRENGTPLLREIIHQAHLSYTHNASEKNNNIGGLYNFQYNLHYAFGKWTVGNGTLAATVGGGIDANIGFLYNMRNGNNPAQAYLNVNLSPSASAAYAFRLWGRPFQVRYEVQAPLVGLMFAPNFGQSYYEIFSKGDYDHNIVPTTLVSTPSLRQMLTLDFTLHHTTLRLGYLGDFQQARVNGLKYHTWSNLLVLGIVRKFSISKIIP; encoded by the coding sequence ATGGTGTTGAAGAAAATACTCCTTGTCTTTCCATTGTTGCTGTACGGTGTTGCTGCTGATGCTCAAGACACGTTGCGTTCTGGTAAAATCATTACCAATGCGCAGCTTGTTGGCATTGGGCACGTTAATCAATTAGACACCTATCTCACACCAAGCGAATATACCGGAGGCGAAATTCGCTACGTATCGCATACGCTACGAGAGAATGGAACGCCACTCTTGCGTGAGATTATCCACCAGGCACACCTGTCGTACACGCACAACGCTTCGGAGAAAAACAACAATATAGGCGGACTGTATAACTTTCAATACAACCTGCACTACGCTTTTGGCAAATGGACTGTGGGCAATGGCACACTCGCAGCAACGGTTGGCGGCGGCATTGATGCCAACATAGGCTTTCTATACAATATGCGCAATGGCAACAACCCTGCACAAGCGTATCTGAACGTGAACCTGTCGCCATCAGCTTCGGCTGCCTATGCGTTCCGTTTGTGGGGCAGACCCTTCCAAGTTCGATACGAAGTGCAAGCTCCACTCGTAGGTTTGATGTTTGCACCGAACTTCGGACAAAGTTACTACGAAATATTTTCAAAGGGCGACTACGACCACAACATCGTGCCCACCACCCTTGTTTCCACTCCCTCACTTCGGCAAATGCTTACCCTCGATTTTACTTTGCACCACACCACGTTGCGCCTTGGCTATCTGGGCGACTTTCAGCAAGCACGCGTAAACGGTTTGAAATACCACACGTGGAGCAACCTTCTTGTGTTAGGCATCGTGCGAAAGTTCTCTATTTCAAAGATTATTCCGTAA
- a CDS encoding S41 family peptidase produces MKKYKRPFRHTAFVLAYTLFIMSFLSSCVTNDEYPNTVQGNAEALWKILDEHYCFFEQKGIDWNAVRNKYLKQFDNSMTERQQFEVMANMLSELKDGHVNLYTSFNAARYWSWREDYPQNYSDSLLRKYLKTDYLIASGLDYTILDDNIGYLRCESFQRGIGAGNLNDILLYFQPCRALIIDVRNNGGGALNNAEELAARFTNKSVLVGYMQHKTGKGHNDFSPLKQQILKPGKGIRWQKPVFVLTNRSVFSAANEFVKYMRCFPNVKTVGDRTGGGAGLPFSAELPNGWSVRFSACPMYDKDKQMTEFGIDPDYKVDLTSEDFHRGKDTIIEFARHLI; encoded by the coding sequence ATGAAAAAGTATAAACGCCCCTTCCGCCACACAGCTTTTGTGCTTGCATACACATTATTTATAATGTCGTTCCTCTCGTCTTGCGTTACCAACGACGAATACCCGAACACCGTTCAGGGCAATGCCGAGGCACTTTGGAAGATACTCGACGAGCACTATTGCTTCTTTGAGCAGAAAGGAATAGACTGGAATGCGGTGCGAAACAAGTACTTAAAGCAGTTCGACAACTCGATGACAGAACGCCAACAGTTTGAAGTTATGGCAAATATGCTGTCCGAACTGAAAGACGGACACGTGAATCTATACACCTCTTTCAATGCTGCACGCTATTGGTCGTGGCGCGAAGACTATCCGCAGAACTATTCCGACTCGCTCTTGCGTAAATACTTGAAAACCGATTACTTGATAGCGAGCGGATTGGACTATACCATTCTCGACGACAACATTGGCTATTTGCGTTGCGAAAGTTTCCAACGTGGAATAGGAGCGGGCAACCTCAACGACATTCTTCTCTACTTCCAACCGTGCAGAGCCCTTATCATAGATGTGCGAAACAATGGCGGAGGTGCGCTTAACAATGCGGAGGAACTGGCTGCAAGGTTCACCAACAAGTCGGTACTTGTAGGCTATATGCAACACAAAACGGGGAAAGGGCACAACGATTTTTCACCATTGAAGCAGCAAATCTTAAAGCCTGGGAAGGGCATACGTTGGCAAAAGCCTGTGTTCGTACTGACCAACCGCAGCGTTTTCTCGGCTGCCAACGAGTTTGTAAAGTATATGCGCTGCTTCCCGAATGTGAAGACGGTGGGCGACCGCACTGGCGGAGGAGCAGGATTGCCTTTCTCTGCCGAGCTTCCCAATGGCTGGTCGGTGCGCTTTTCAGCTTGTCCGATGTACGACAAGGACAAGCAAATGACCGAATTTGGCATAGACCCAGACTATAAGGTAGACCTTACTTCCGAAGATTTTCATCGTGGCAAAGACACCATCATAGAGTTTGCGCGCCACCTTATATAA